The proteins below come from a single Mycobacterium parmense genomic window:
- a CDS encoding formate/nitrite transporter family protein, translating to MPAREIQRQLGQYDSPIEDELEDAFSRMLNEGTQRLHRGWRVVLVTGFFGGTEVALGVLAYLSVLSVTHRPLVAGLAFSIGFLALLLGRSELFTEGFIVPVVTVAAKRASLRQLAQLWGGTLFANLVGGWVIMGLIMTGFPELRAQTIETAAHFATAPLSPQTLALSVLGGMTITLMTRMQHGTDSVPGKIAAAIAGAFLLAGLRMFHSILDSLLIFGALDTHVAPFGYLDWLRWFSYTVVGNVAGGLIFVTLLRLLRSKDRLLEERADVEAASDQQSD from the coding sequence ATGCCCGCGCGTGAGATTCAACGTCAGCTCGGCCAATATGACAGCCCGATCGAGGACGAGCTCGAGGACGCCTTCAGCAGAATGCTGAACGAGGGCACCCAGCGCCTGCACCGCGGCTGGCGGGTGGTGCTGGTCACCGGCTTTTTCGGCGGCACCGAGGTGGCCCTGGGTGTGCTCGCCTACCTGTCGGTGCTTTCCGTCACCCATCGCCCCCTGGTCGCGGGCCTGGCGTTCTCGATCGGCTTCCTGGCCCTCCTGCTCGGGCGCAGCGAGCTGTTCACCGAGGGCTTCATCGTGCCCGTCGTGACCGTGGCCGCCAAACGCGCGAGCCTGCGACAACTGGCTCAGCTGTGGGGCGGCACGCTGTTCGCCAACCTCGTCGGCGGCTGGGTGATCATGGGGCTGATCATGACGGGCTTCCCCGAGTTGCGCGCCCAGACCATCGAAACGGCGGCCCACTTCGCCACCGCCCCGTTGTCGCCGCAGACGCTGGCGCTGTCGGTGCTCGGCGGCATGACGATCACCCTGATGACCCGCATGCAGCACGGGACCGATTCGGTGCCCGGCAAAATAGCCGCCGCCATTGCGGGGGCGTTTCTGTTGGCGGGGCTGAGGATGTTCCACTCGATCCTCGACTCGCTGCTGATCTTCGGTGCGCTCGACACCCACGTCGCCCCCTTCGGCTACCTGGACTGGCTGCGCTGGTTCAGCTACACGGTCGTGGGCAACGTCGCCGGCGGGCTCATCTTCGTGACGCTGCTGCGGCTGTTGCGCAGCAAGGACCGGTTGCTCGAGGAGCGCGCCGACGTGGAGGCAGCGTCGGATCAGCAGTCGGATTAG
- the malQ gene encoding 4-alpha-glucanotransferase, translating into MTRPKPVPDDLRKVAAAHGVATSYRNERREPVEVDADVVIRVLGLLDVEAGTEADRRREIARLEKCDRARTVAPTVAVRTDGQARPLPGAALLVGEDGTHTEVRDELPAGLAPGWYRLHTRDGQEATLVAAPPQVPPTPGAWGWMLQLYALRSARSWGIGDLGDLREFVHWTASQHGAGAVLLNPLHAPGPTHPVQPSPYTPSSRRFANPLALRVEDLDAYRRADPDTRAEVDALRVSPDTPRIDYDLVWAAKRSALELLWRAEGRPSPLDASHAAGLRDFATYCALAERHGGRWTRWPEPLRDVNGSAVADARRQLAPRVAFHAWVQQRCAEQLSAVRDAARDAGMALGVLHDLPVGVDADGADAWALADVLAPGVSVGAPPDNFTPRGQDWGLPPWRPDRLAATGYAPLRDMLRAVLGHADGLRIDHVAGLWRLWWIPPGDGPDRGTYVHYDADVMLAVLALEAHRAGAAVIGEDLGTVEPEVTEALAGNGMLGCAVSWFTRDQSAPGEPLLPSARWPSRAAASLSTHDLPTAAGFLRGEHVRARADLGLLNDVPAEQATADRERAEWLALLRSEGLLTEPDPGEAAIIAAMHRFLASTPSRLKLISPYDVLAEPRQPNLPGTVDEYPNWRLPLPQTLEELRADPRVAAITAFFRPAAH; encoded by the coding sequence ATGACCCGGCCCAAGCCGGTCCCCGACGACCTGCGGAAGGTGGCCGCCGCGCACGGGGTGGCCACCTCCTACCGCAACGAGCGGCGCGAGCCGGTCGAGGTCGACGCCGACGTGGTGATCCGGGTGCTCGGCCTGCTCGACGTCGAGGCCGGGACCGAAGCCGACCGGCGGCGCGAAATCGCCAGGCTGGAGAAATGCGACCGGGCGCGCACGGTGGCCCCCACCGTCGCCGTGCGGACGGACGGCCAAGCCCGGCCGCTGCCCGGGGCCGCCCTCTTGGTCGGTGAGGACGGCACCCACACCGAGGTACGCGACGAGCTGCCCGCCGGGCTGGCACCGGGCTGGTACCGGCTGCACACACGGGACGGGCAGGAGGCGACACTGGTGGCCGCCCCGCCGCAAGTGCCCCCGACGCCCGGCGCGTGGGGGTGGATGCTGCAGCTCTACGCCTTGCGCTCGGCGCGCTCCTGGGGGATCGGCGACCTCGGCGACCTGCGCGAGTTCGTGCACTGGACCGCCTCCCAGCACGGGGCTGGCGCAGTGCTGCTCAACCCGCTGCACGCGCCCGGTCCGACCCATCCCGTGCAGCCTTCGCCGTACACGCCGTCGAGTCGACGATTCGCCAATCCGCTGGCGTTACGCGTCGAGGACCTGGACGCCTATCGGCGAGCGGACCCGGACACCCGCGCGGAGGTGGACGCGCTGCGGGTTTCGCCCGACACCCCGCGGATCGACTACGACCTGGTGTGGGCGGCCAAGCGGTCGGCGCTCGAGCTGCTGTGGCGCGCCGAGGGCCGGCCGTCGCCCCTGGATGCGTCGCACGCCGCGGGGTTGCGAGATTTCGCCACGTACTGCGCGCTGGCCGAGCGGCACGGCGGCCGCTGGACCCGCTGGCCCGAGCCGCTGCGCGACGTCAACGGATCCGCCGTCGCGGACGCCCGCCGGCAGCTGGCGCCGAGGGTGGCGTTCCACGCCTGGGTGCAGCAACGGTGCGCCGAGCAACTGAGCGCCGTGCGCGACGCCGCGCGAGACGCCGGCATGGCGCTGGGCGTGCTGCATGACCTCCCTGTGGGCGTGGACGCCGACGGCGCCGACGCCTGGGCGCTGGCCGACGTGCTCGCTCCAGGGGTGAGCGTCGGGGCGCCGCCGGACAACTTCACCCCGCGCGGACAGGACTGGGGACTGCCGCCGTGGCGGCCGGACCGCCTGGCCGCCACCGGCTACGCCCCGCTGCGGGACATGCTGCGCGCCGTGCTCGGCCACGCCGACGGCCTGCGGATCGACCATGTCGCCGGCCTGTGGCGCCTATGGTGGATCCCGCCGGGCGACGGCCCCGACCGGGGCACCTACGTCCACTACGACGCCGACGTCATGCTCGCGGTCCTGGCGCTGGAAGCCCACCGCGCGGGCGCCGCCGTCATCGGCGAGGACCTGGGCACCGTCGAACCGGAGGTCACCGAGGCCTTAGCCGGCAACGGGATGCTGGGGTGCGCCGTGTCGTGGTTCACCCGCGACCAATCGGCGCCCGGCGAGCCCCTGCTTCCGTCCGCGCGCTGGCCGTCACGGGCGGCTGCGAGCCTGTCGACGCACGACCTGCCCACCGCGGCGGGCTTCCTGCGCGGCGAACACGTGCGTGCGCGCGCAGACCTCGGCCTGCTCAACGACGTGCCGGCCGAGCAGGCCACCGCCGACCGGGAGCGGGCCGAGTGGCTGGCGTTGCTGCGCTCGGAGGGGCTGCTGACGGAACCCGATCCGGGCGAGGCGGCGATCATCGCCGCGATGCACCGGTTCCTGGCGTCCACGCCGAGCCGGCTCAAACTGATCTCGCCCTACGACGTGCTTGCCGAGCCCCGGCAGCCGAACCTGCCCGGCACGGTCGACGAGTACCCCAACTGGCGGTTGCCGCTGCCGCAGACACTCGAAGAGCTGCGCGCCGACCCGAGGGTCGCCGCGATCACCGCCTTCTTCCGGCCGGCCGCGCACTAA
- a CDS encoding class I SAM-dependent methyltransferase: protein MTEAMEAEFGTVAEWTAEVAEDLGPDYHVPAGCRGSGSPAALDWLIDRMGLAAGDRLLDCGAGVGGPAAYAARAGQVLPVLAEPEAGACRAARRLFGFPVVQADASRLPLADSSFDAAWSLGVLCTTADQIELLRELRRTVSPDGAIGLLVFVARGDISDDMTEGNHFPSPDGLRELVQDSALDVEHWLRTADLPEIPDDWNERVDAVTDALADRYGQTEAWQLADQQSAGMGRLLKEGAITGELLVLRRA, encoded by the coding sequence ATGACAGAAGCGATGGAGGCCGAGTTCGGTACGGTCGCGGAATGGACGGCGGAGGTGGCGGAGGACCTCGGCCCGGACTATCACGTGCCCGCCGGATGCCGCGGAAGCGGAAGCCCCGCCGCCCTGGATTGGCTGATCGACCGGATGGGCTTGGCTGCCGGTGACCGTCTGTTGGACTGCGGCGCGGGCGTTGGCGGTCCCGCGGCGTATGCAGCGCGAGCCGGCCAGGTCTTGCCGGTCCTCGCCGAGCCCGAAGCGGGAGCGTGCCGCGCGGCGAGGCGGTTGTTCGGCTTCCCGGTGGTCCAGGCCGACGCGTCGCGCCTGCCCCTGGCGGACTCGAGCTTCGACGCCGCCTGGTCGCTAGGGGTGCTGTGCACGACGGCGGACCAGATCGAACTCCTGCGCGAGCTGCGGCGAACGGTGTCGCCGGACGGGGCCATCGGCTTGCTCGTGTTCGTCGCCCGCGGGGACATCTCGGACGACATGACCGAGGGCAACCACTTCCCGAGCCCTGACGGGCTCCGCGAACTCGTGCAGGACTCCGCGCTCGACGTCGAGCACTGGCTTCGCACCGCCGACCTACCGGAGATTCCCGACGACTGGAACGAACGCGTCGACGCCGTCACCGACGCGCTCGCCGACCGCTACGGCCAGACGGAGGCCTGGCAACTGGCCGACCAGCAGAGCGCAGGCATGGGGCGGCTGCTCAAGGAGGGAGCGATCACCGGCGAGTTGCTGGTCCTGCGGCGCGCGTAG
- a CDS encoding methylenetetrahydrofolate reductase — protein MEFGPCGGVRPDGQCEMRPGACVFGDVVPWSGDRAAQRPVRAPLVLADFSCTPFDRHDVAATATVLASGCDAVLVGEHQNKPDFPPTLMGSLLLDAGVTPWITLSCRDRNRVVLEQELRGLQTVGVDTVLCVTGDGRGYDVRPDVTQTFDLDGPRLISLAASIGVTPAAPETPTAPPVHARPARLVEKQRAGAGLAVLNHVPFPGMIADFMKSARSQGLSLPVIAAVAVFTDGVSAAVLQGLPGLELDPAVTEEVLGAADPVAAGIAAAVAEARALLSIDGVEGVNVSGLASASGAHIGAEIKAEVGRRIRAETEAR, from the coding sequence ATGGAGTTCGGGCCGTGCGGCGGCGTGCGGCCCGACGGGCAATGCGAGATGCGCCCGGGAGCCTGTGTCTTCGGTGACGTCGTGCCATGGTCGGGGGATCGGGCCGCGCAGCGGCCCGTGCGTGCACCGCTGGTGTTGGCCGATTTCAGCTGCACGCCCTTCGACCGACACGACGTTGCCGCGACGGCCACCGTCCTGGCGTCCGGGTGCGACGCCGTGCTGGTCGGCGAGCACCAGAACAAGCCGGATTTTCCGCCCACGCTCATGGGGTCGCTGCTGCTCGACGCGGGCGTGACGCCGTGGATCACGTTGTCGTGCCGCGACCGCAACCGGGTGGTGCTCGAGCAAGAGCTGCGCGGATTGCAGACCGTCGGCGTCGACACCGTGCTGTGCGTGACCGGTGACGGACGCGGCTACGACGTGCGGCCAGACGTCACGCAGACCTTCGACCTCGACGGCCCGCGCCTGATTTCGTTGGCCGCCTCGATCGGAGTCACCCCCGCGGCGCCCGAAACCCCCACCGCCCCGCCGGTGCACGCCAGGCCGGCCCGGCTGGTGGAGAAGCAGCGAGCCGGCGCGGGCCTGGCGGTGCTCAACCATGTGCCGTTTCCCGGCATGATCGCCGACTTCATGAAGTCGGCGCGTTCGCAGGGCTTGTCACTTCCCGTGATCGCCGCCGTCGCGGTGTTCACCGACGGTGTGTCGGCCGCCGTTCTCCAGGGCCTGCCCGGTCTGGAGCTGGATCCCGCGGTGACGGAGGAGGTGCTGGGCGCCGCCGATCCGGTGGCCGCCGGGATCGCGGCGGCGGTCGCCGAGGCGCGCGCGTTGCTGTCGATCGACGGCGTCGAGGGCGTCAACGTCTCCGGCCTTGCGTCGGCCTCGGGCGCGCACATCGGCGCCGAGATCAAGGCCGAGGTCGGGCGCCGCATCCGCGCGGAGACGGAGGCGAGATGA
- a CDS encoding WS/DGAT/MGAT family O-acyltransferase, with the protein MKPISPMDALFLIGESREHPMHVGSLQLFQPPPDAGPHFVRESYQAMLESTEVQPTFRKHPAFFGGITNLAWSFDKDVELDYHLRRSALPEPGRVRDLLELASRLHGSLLDRHRPLWEAHLVEGLEDGRYAVYTKFHHSLMDGVSALRLMQRAFTADPTDDEVRVPWSIGPRKRRQRQSGSSLLQQVGRTAGSTLALAPSALKLARAALLEQQLTLPFRAPRTMFNVPIGGARRVAAQSWSMDRIRAVKSAADVTVNDVVLAMSAGALRAYLQDQGALPELPLTAMVPVNLRKDDDDRAGNMVGTFLCNLATNLEDPARRLEVISTSIRDTKEVFWQLPPVQQLALSAFNVGGLFFGLIPGYLSAASPPFNIVISNVSAGRREPLHWRGARLDGNYPLSIPLDGQAVNITVTNNADNLDFGLVGCRRSVPHLQRLLGHLETSLKDMERAVGV; encoded by the coding sequence ATGAAGCCGATATCGCCAATGGACGCGCTGTTCCTCATCGGCGAATCACGCGAACACCCCATGCACGTGGGCTCGCTGCAACTGTTCCAACCGCCGCCCGACGCCGGGCCGCACTTCGTCCGCGAGTCCTATCAGGCGATGCTCGAGAGCACCGAGGTGCAGCCCACCTTCCGCAAGCATCCGGCCTTCTTCGGCGGCATCACCAACCTCGCGTGGTCGTTCGACAAGGACGTCGAGCTCGACTACCACCTTCGCCGTTCGGCGCTGCCCGAGCCGGGACGCGTGCGGGACCTCCTGGAGCTGGCGTCCCGGCTGCACGGCAGCCTGCTCGACCGGCACCGACCACTTTGGGAAGCGCACCTGGTGGAAGGGCTTGAAGACGGGAGGTACGCCGTCTACACGAAGTTCCACCACTCGCTGATGGACGGGGTCTCGGCGCTGCGGCTGATGCAGCGGGCCTTCACTGCGGACCCGACCGACGACGAGGTGCGGGTGCCGTGGAGCATCGGCCCGCGCAAACGGCGGCAGCGGCAGAGCGGTTCGTCGCTGCTGCAGCAGGTGGGCCGCACCGCCGGCTCGACGCTCGCGCTGGCGCCGTCGGCGTTGAAGCTTGCGCGGGCCGCACTGCTCGAGCAGCAGCTGACCTTGCCGTTCCGGGCACCGCGCACCATGTTCAACGTTCCGATCGGCGGCGCGCGGCGGGTGGCCGCACAGTCCTGGTCGATGGACCGCATCCGGGCGGTCAAGTCCGCGGCCGACGTGACCGTCAACGACGTGGTCCTCGCCATGTCGGCGGGTGCGCTGCGCGCCTACCTGCAGGACCAGGGTGCGCTGCCGGAACTTCCGCTCACCGCGATGGTGCCGGTGAACCTCCGCAAGGACGACGACGACCGGGCCGGCAACATGGTCGGGACGTTCCTGTGCAACCTGGCCACCAATCTCGAGGACCCTGCGCGACGGCTCGAGGTCATCAGCACGTCCATCCGCGACACCAAAGAGGTGTTCTGGCAGCTGCCCCCGGTCCAGCAACTGGCGTTGTCGGCATTCAACGTCGGCGGTCTGTTCTTCGGACTCATACCCGGCTACCTCTCGGCCGCCTCGCCGCCGTTCAACATCGTGATCTCCAACGTCTCGGCCGGTCGCCGCGAGCCGCTGCACTGGCGTGGCGCTCGCCTGGACGGCAACTACCCGCTGTCGATTCCGCTCGACGGGCAGGCGGTCAACATCACCGTCACCAACAACGCCGACAACCTCGACTTCGGTCTCGTCGGATGCCGCCGCAGCGTCCCGCACCTGCAGCGGCTCCTGGGCCACCTGGAGACGTCGCTGAAGGACATGGAACGCGCCGTCGGCGTCTAG
- a CDS encoding ATP-binding protein, translated as MIVHPPPVATPERLSCAGAADAATAAEWRRALHRWLKAETEASADIRDSIVLGVNEALANCVEHAYRAHPTVGTMRLQASHDPAARSVSVCVSDRGTWHRPGPTHPGDALASRGIRLMHALADHCTINARPTGTTVCLDYAIRPGIAPAGGFGLRLSA; from the coding sequence ATGATTGTGCACCCGCCCCCGGTCGCCACCCCCGAGCGGTTGTCGTGCGCCGGCGCCGCCGATGCTGCCACTGCGGCCGAATGGCGTCGCGCCCTGCACCGTTGGTTGAAGGCCGAGACCGAAGCCTCGGCCGACATCCGGGACAGCATCGTCCTGGGCGTCAACGAAGCGCTGGCCAACTGCGTCGAACACGCGTACCGCGCCCATCCAACGGTCGGCACCATGAGGCTCCAGGCTAGCCACGACCCCGCCGCGCGGTCGGTCAGCGTCTGCGTCAGCGACCGCGGCACCTGGCACAGGCCGGGCCCGACCCACCCGGGCGATGCTTTGGCCTCGCGCGGCATCAGGCTCATGCACGCGCTTGCCGACCACTGCACCATCAACGCTCGCCCGACCGGCACCACCGTGTGCCTGGATTACGCGATCCGCCCGGGCATCGCGCCTGCCGGCGGCTTCGGGTTGAGATTGTCCGCCTAG